From Azospirillum brasilense, one genomic window encodes:
- a CDS encoding DUF2092 domain-containing protein, with the protein MRTLLRLSGPLLCLLLLAGPVLAAGEPPAGAPPLDEAVQAEEPDADDEPVIDQHTMDILKRMADTLAQAKGFSVTIRSNYDVVQDTGEKIEFGERRTVTLNRPDALRVESQQSDGIRRQVTFDGKALTVFDPGQNVYGQLDRPGSVDDAVRYLVQNLQVRLPLALLLVTTLPAELDQRIQALDYVERDTLTPVPTDHVAGQTEEVDFQVWVAAEGPPLPQRITITYKNDEGEPQYRADLTDWVLNPDLSPAQLAFQPPEGTQRIPFLVRVRKAAGDHAPATDTPFNDKPERSSSAGEAAK; encoded by the coding sequence ATGAGAACGCTCCTGCGCTTGTCTGGTCCGCTTCTTTGCCTGCTCCTTCTGGCCGGCCCCGTGCTGGCGGCCGGAGAGCCGCCCGCTGGCGCTCCCCCCCTGGACGAGGCCGTCCAGGCCGAGGAGCCGGACGCGGATGATGAACCGGTCATCGACCAGCACACCATGGACATCCTGAAACGGATGGCCGATACGCTGGCCCAGGCCAAGGGCTTCAGCGTGACGATCCGGTCCAACTACGACGTGGTGCAGGACACGGGGGAGAAGATCGAGTTCGGCGAACGCCGCACCGTGACGCTGAACCGTCCCGACGCCCTGCGGGTGGAGTCCCAGCAGAGCGACGGGATACGGCGTCAGGTGACCTTCGACGGCAAGGCGCTGACCGTGTTCGATCCCGGACAGAACGTCTACGGCCAGTTGGACCGGCCCGGCAGCGTGGACGACGCGGTGCGTTACCTCGTCCAGAACCTCCAGGTCAGGCTGCCGCTGGCGCTGCTGTTGGTCACGACGCTGCCGGCGGAGCTGGATCAGCGCATCCAGGCGCTGGACTATGTGGAGCGGGACACGCTGACGCCAGTGCCGACGGACCATGTGGCCGGGCAGACCGAGGAGGTGGACTTCCAGGTCTGGGTCGCCGCCGAAGGCCCGCCGCTGCCGCAGCGGATCACCATCACCTACAAGAACGACGAGGGCGAGCCGCAGTACCGCGCCGACCTCACGGACTGGGTCTTGAACCCCGACTTGTCGCCGGCGCAGCTTGCCTTCCAACCACCGGAAGGGACGCAGCGCATTCCCTTCCTGGTGCGCGTCCGCAAGGCCGCGGGCGACCACGCACCGGCGACGGACACCCCGTTCAACGATAAGCCGGAACGTTCCAGCAGCGCAGGGGAGGCGGCAAAATGA
- a CDS encoding CoA transferase subunit A, producing MKKVIGLAAAVEMIPDGAALMIGGFMGAGTPPRLIDELVRQGRRDLTVIANDTARPGVGIGKLVAAKLVHRMITSHIGTNPETQRQMIAGEIEVELVPQGTLAERIRAAGFGLGGVLTPTGVGTTVAEGKKTVTVNGNVFLLELPLNADFALINAKRADYYGNLEYSLTARNFNPAMAMAAATVIAEAEDIVPVGVISPDAVGTPHVLVSHLIGKERGHG from the coding sequence ATGAAGAAGGTGATCGGACTGGCTGCAGCCGTCGAGATGATTCCGGATGGCGCCGCGCTCATGATCGGCGGATTCATGGGGGCCGGCACACCGCCGCGCCTCATCGACGAACTGGTCCGCCAAGGGCGGCGGGACCTGACCGTCATTGCCAACGACACCGCGCGTCCCGGCGTCGGAATTGGCAAGCTCGTGGCGGCAAAGCTGGTGCACCGGATGATCACCAGCCACATCGGCACGAACCCCGAGACGCAACGCCAGATGATCGCCGGCGAGATCGAAGTCGAGCTGGTGCCGCAGGGTACGTTGGCCGAGCGCATACGAGCTGCCGGTTTCGGACTGGGCGGTGTTCTGACGCCGACCGGTGTCGGAACCACGGTCGCGGAAGGCAAGAAGACCGTGACGGTGAACGGCAACGTGTTTCTGCTGGAACTCCCGCTGAACGCCGATTTTGCCCTGATCAATGCCAAGCGCGCCGACTATTACGGGAACTTGGAATACTCGCTCACCGCGCGCAACTTCAACCCGGCCATGGCCATGGCGGCCGCCACGGTGATCGCGGAGGCCGAGGACATCGTGCCCGTCGGGGTCATCTCACCCGACGCCGTCGGCACGCCTCATGTCCTGGTCAGCCACCTTATCGGCAAGGAGCGCGGCCATGGATGA
- a CDS encoding 3-oxoacid CoA-transferase subunit B: protein MDEKELIAKRVALELKDGDLANLGIGLPTLVARHLPAGVRVFFQSENGIIGMQPLPEEGFAWSDLTDAGGSPIGAVPGAAAFDSALSFGLIRGGHLDVTVLGGLQVDEEGHLANWTVPGKMVPGMGGAMDLVTGAKRVIVAMTHTAKGAPKIVKRCTLPLTAVRRVSLVVTDLAVIEPTNGGLVLREVAPGVTPEQVLNATEASLIIPTEVPTMRLAASPT, encoded by the coding sequence ATGGATGAGAAGGAACTGATCGCCAAGCGCGTGGCGCTTGAGCTGAAGGATGGGGACTTGGCCAACCTCGGCATCGGCTTGCCCACCTTGGTGGCGCGGCATCTGCCGGCCGGCGTGCGGGTGTTCTTTCAATCGGAAAATGGGATCATTGGCATGCAGCCTCTGCCCGAAGAGGGCTTCGCCTGGAGCGATCTGACCGACGCTGGCGGCAGCCCGATCGGCGCGGTACCGGGAGCCGCGGCGTTCGACAGTGCGCTTTCCTTTGGTCTGATCCGCGGCGGCCACCTGGACGTGACGGTGCTGGGTGGTCTGCAGGTCGATGAAGAGGGGCATCTCGCCAACTGGACGGTGCCCGGCAAAATGGTGCCCGGAATGGGCGGCGCTATGGACTTGGTGACCGGCGCCAAGCGGGTGATCGTGGCGATGACCCACACCGCCAAGGGCGCGCCCAAGATCGTCAAGCGCTGCACGCTGCCGTTGACCGCCGTGCGCCGGGTCAGCTTGGTCGTTACCGACTTGGCCGTGATCGAGCCGACGAACGGCGGGCTTGTGCTGCGGGAGGTTGCTCCCGGCGTCACTCCAGAGCAGGTGCTGAACGCCACGGAGGCGAGCCTGATCATTCCCACGGAGGTTCCGACGATGCGCTTGGCGGCCAGCCCCACCTGA
- a CDS encoding OmpA family protein, protein MLKVPLWSGLTTALALSSLMLSGCVSQSAYDQLRSQNQQLQSQNQQLQQQVATQQNHIVRLQGAIAYTVNSDLLFRPGSWQMTKRGEEIIAGYAKRLAATQQNKLLVNGYTDDAPIGPALQRQGITTNQELSQKRAEAVMQYLISQGVNPDMIAAKGYGDANPVASNETVQGRARNRRVEITVAS, encoded by the coding sequence ATGTTGAAGGTTCCGCTGTGGTCCGGCCTGACAACCGCATTGGCGCTGTCGTCCTTGATGCTAAGTGGATGCGTTTCCCAAAGCGCTTACGATCAGCTGAGATCGCAAAACCAGCAGCTGCAATCGCAAAACCAGCAACTCCAACAACAGGTTGCCACTCAGCAGAACCATATCGTCCGGCTGCAGGGGGCCATTGCCTACACCGTGAACTCCGATCTGCTCTTCCGGCCGGGCAGCTGGCAAATGACGAAGAGGGGAGAAGAGATCATTGCGGGCTATGCAAAGAGGCTGGCCGCGACGCAGCAGAACAAGCTGCTGGTGAACGGCTACACCGATGACGCGCCGATTGGTCCGGCGCTGCAGCGGCAGGGCATCACCACAAATCAGGAACTGTCGCAGAAGCGCGCGGAAGCGGTGATGCAGTATCTCATCTCGCAGGGCGTGAATCCGGATATGATTGCGGCGAAGGGATATGGCGATGCCAACCCGGTCGCCTCGAACGAGACGGTGCAAGGTCGGGCAAGAAACCGTCGGGTGGAAATAACGGTCGCGAGTTGA
- a CDS encoding CBS domain-containing protein, giving the protein MQIREIMTRDVEIASPDDTIQKAAQMMKDVDTGMLPVGENDQLVGMITDRDITIRATAEGKGVDCKVRDVMTGGVCYVFEDETTEDASRNMSNLQVRRLPVVNRDKRLVGIVSLGDLAVENRAADEAQGALSNVSKPTR; this is encoded by the coding sequence ATGCAGATCCGAGAAATCATGACTCGCGATGTCGAAATCGCGTCTCCCGACGACACGATCCAGAAGGCCGCCCAGATGATGAAGGACGTCGACACGGGAATGCTGCCAGTGGGCGAGAATGATCAACTGGTTGGGATGATCACCGACCGGGATATCACCATCCGCGCCACCGCCGAGGGCAAGGGAGTGGACTGTAAGGTGCGCGACGTGATGACGGGCGGGGTCTGCTACGTCTTTGAGGATGAGACCACTGAGGACGCCTCGCGGAACATGAGCAATCTCCAAGTTCGCCGCCTGCCCGTGGTCAATCGCGATAAGCGGCTGGTCGGTATCGTCTCGCTCGGCGACCTTGCCGTAGAGAACCGCGCCGCGGACGAAGCTCAAGGGGCACTCTCGAATGTCTCCAAACCGACGCGTTGA
- a CDS encoding recombinase family protein, with amino-acid sequence MALVAYARVSTEEQSTDSQLLALKQAGCSVIFEEHASGGDRDRPVLAKALASLKRGDTLVVARIDRLARSLFHLLEVIDGLGQRGIAFKSLGDPIDTTSPQGRFALQVLGAAAELERALIRERSIAGLRAAVAKGKEPGNPGLRRRDPAALEKARQGRETARDELVVAHAQEFLPTVEALRPTTPWDQVVRALKGQGRTRPWDRKPWTPNSLIRAVRRLAAVGLVRQDVLDPAPKRVDSDDLVLMVAGLARAEPGITLDGIARRLQGMGQRTPRGGLRWSRSSVKNLLDRAKEQGLVREAESA; translated from the coding sequence ATGGCCCTCGTCGCCTACGCCCGCGTCTCCACCGAGGAGCAGTCCACGGACTCGCAGCTCCTCGCCCTCAAACAGGCCGGCTGCTCGGTCATCTTCGAGGAGCACGCCTCCGGCGGCGACCGCGACCGCCCGGTGCTGGCCAAGGCGCTCGCCAGTCTGAAGCGGGGCGACACGCTGGTGGTGGCGCGCATCGACCGGCTGGCGCGCTCGCTCTTCCATCTTCTGGAGGTGATCGACGGCCTGGGTCAGCGCGGCATTGCCTTCAAGTCGCTGGGCGATCCGATCGACACCACCAGCCCGCAGGGACGCTTCGCCCTGCAGGTTCTCGGCGCCGCGGCCGAGTTGGAACGGGCCCTGATCCGCGAACGCTCGATTGCCGGGCTCAGGGCCGCGGTGGCCAAGGGCAAGGAACCCGGCAATCCTGGCCTGCGCCGACGGGACCCTGCGGCCTTGGAAAAGGCCCGGCAGGGCCGCGAGACCGCCCGCGACGAACTGGTCGTCGCGCACGCCCAGGAGTTCCTGCCGACCGTCGAAGCCTTGCGGCCGACGACGCCATGGGATCAAGTCGTGCGGGCGCTGAAGGGGCAGGGGCGGACCAGGCCGTGGGACCGTAAGCCCTGGACGCCCAACAGCCTGATCCGCGCCGTGCGCCGGCTGGCTGCAGTGGGCTTGGTCCGTCAGGACGTCCTCGACCCGGCGCCCAAGCGGGTCGACAGCGACGACCTCGTGCTGATGGTGGCGGGGCTGGCGCGGGCCGAACCCGGCATCACGCTCGATGGCATCGCGCGCCGACTGCAGGGCATGGGGCAGCGCACGCCACGTGGAGGTCTGCGCTGGAGTCGGTCGTCGGTGAAGAACCTGCTGGACCGGGCCAAGGAGCAGGGGCTGGTGCGGGAAGCGGAATCCGCGTAG
- a CDS encoding TniQ family protein: MAGRLPTIGHGEVYSCEPLERGRPSQGAHHWASEPAPIEGELLSSWFSRYAWASAVGPQALLFEFRGVFGRHPADLDNGLPRRTFMLLAQRTGIPVPWFEQAQRFSPTASAMWTGALRSPRFCPGCWAADPIPYVRWQWRGTLFRVCTEHQVWLNPCCPTCRSPLSVLGGRLRRPLWRCATCRSDLRQERMDPALPQAVLTQALIEVITELAKEIGLERTVTSAARALSALDADMSALEAARSDRDAQPTNAAAGPAGHLEDWTTIQKRVNAFSHGRLRALLLHRLHQRGFREGTTRSMASPGEPLLLLSPATRLGASVPCVRPATAADIPALRQFCRELLEVLDADPLSGKGGDHRELLQDLVAFRWRSFLDTKQPVVLGMDGGRVVGVAMVWTERLVEIFVEPAAEAAFLPVLLEGCVHLAARRGVRRLEAEVHYSNHADYERAGWERTGSVPLWSFGIGAATDA, from the coding sequence ATGGCGGGCCGCTTGCCGACCATCGGGCACGGCGAGGTGTATTCCTGCGAGCCGCTCGAACGGGGCCGGCCCAGTCAGGGGGCGCACCATTGGGCGTCCGAGCCGGCCCCCATCGAGGGTGAGCTCCTCAGCAGCTGGTTCAGCCGTTATGCCTGGGCAAGCGCGGTGGGGCCGCAAGCCCTTCTTTTTGAGTTTCGTGGGGTCTTCGGTCGCCATCCGGCCGACCTCGACAACGGACTGCCGCGTCGAACCTTCATGCTTCTCGCGCAACGCACTGGAATCCCCGTTCCGTGGTTCGAGCAGGCGCAGCGCTTTTCTCCAACCGCCTCTGCGATGTGGACGGGAGCGCTGCGCAGCCCACGCTTTTGTCCCGGCTGCTGGGCGGCGGACCCCATCCCCTATGTCCGCTGGCAATGGCGGGGAACCTTGTTCCGGGTCTGCACAGAGCATCAGGTTTGGCTCAATCCGTGCTGCCCGACGTGCCGGTCTCCGCTGTCCGTGCTCGGCGGGCGGCTCCGGCGCCCTCTGTGGCGCTGTGCAACGTGCCGATCCGATCTGCGGCAGGAGCGCATGGATCCGGCGTTGCCGCAAGCGGTCCTCACGCAAGCCCTCATCGAGGTCATCACGGAGTTGGCGAAGGAGATCGGACTGGAGCGGACCGTCACATCGGCGGCGCGTGCGTTGTCCGCACTGGATGCCGACATGAGCGCCTTGGAGGCCGCCCGGTCCGATCGGGATGCTCAGCCAACGAACGCGGCGGCCGGACCTGCGGGGCATCTTGAGGACTGGACCACCATCCAAAAGCGGGTGAACGCGTTCTCTCATGGTCGCCTGAGGGCCCTACTGCTGCATCGGCTGCATCAGAGAGGGTTCCGCGAAGGAACGACGCGGAGCATGGCGAGCCCAGGGGAGCCATTGCTTCTTTTGTCACCGGCCACCCGTCTCGGCGCCTCCGTACCGTGCGTCCGGCCGGCCACCGCCGCCGACATCCCGGCGCTTCGGCAGTTCTGTCGGGAGCTGCTGGAGGTCCTGGACGCGGATCCGCTGTCTGGAAAGGGGGGCGATCACCGCGAACTCCTGCAGGATCTCGTCGCTTTCCGGTGGCGGAGTTTCCTTGACACCAAACAGCCCGTGGTCTTGGGGATGGACGGCGGCCGCGTTGTCGGGGTGGCGATGGTGTGGACGGAGCGGCTCGTGGAGATCTTTGTCGAGCCCGCCGCCGAGGCGGCCTTCCTCCCCGTTCTTCTGGAGGGATGTGTTCATCTGGCCGCCCGCCGCGGGGTAAGGCGGCTCGAAGCGGAGGTCCATTATTCCAACCACGCCGATTACGAGCGGGCCGGTTGGGAGCGCACGGGCTCTGTCCCGCTGTGGAGCTTCGGCATCGGCGCCGCGACGGACGCCTGA